The proteins below are encoded in one region of Silene latifolia isolate original U9 population chromosome 2, ASM4854445v1, whole genome shotgun sequence:
- the LOC141643564 gene encoding putative glycosyltransferase 7, with amino-acid sequence MTMDTSELPPKNKTTPFFSGVLVAFFLLSLWSYTTHPSPPTIPSSTQTQTQTRTQTRLDPTTFYDDPSLSYTTDTPVHNWDEKRTQWLATNPSFSRSGSNRVVMVTGSQHGPCKNPVGDHLLLKLFKNKADYCRIHGYDLFYNNVLLDPKMPGYWAKYPVIRAAMLAHPEAEWIYWVDSDAAITDMDFSLPLEKYQDHNLVIHGWPNLVYDKRSWTGLNAGVFLIRNCQWSMDLLDRWTSFGPTSPDYIKWGSILKSIFPDKLYPESDDQTALGYLMVKEGKKWGDKIYLENEYYFEGYWVEIVGKLETVSKSYNEIERKVRKLRRMHGERGGEDYRAQWEAYFKENNGLRRPFITHFTGCDVCNGKHNPMYTGKKCLDGINKGLNFADNQVLRNYGFVHLDLYNSSSVRPLSFD; translated from the coding sequence ATGACTATGGACACCTCTGAACTACCTCCTAAAAACAAAACGACGCCGTTCTTCAGCGGCGTCCTCGTCGCCTTCTTCCTTCTTTCTCTTTGGTCCTACACCACCCACCCTTCTCCCCCAACCATCCCTTCCTccacccaaacccaaacccaaacccgtaCACAAACCCGTCTCGACCCGACTACATTCTACGACGACCCATCCCTCTCTTACACCACCGACACTCCGGTCCACAACTGGGATGAAAAACGCACCCAATGGCTCGCCACTAACCCATCCTTTTCCCGCTCCGGTTCGAACCGGGTTGTTATGGTGACCGGTTCACAACACGGTCCATGCAAAAACCCGGTCGGGGACCATTTGCTTTTAAAGCTGTTCAAGAACAAAGCTGACTACTGTCGTATACACGGGTACGACTTATTTTACAACAACGTCCTACTTGACCCGAAAATGCCGGGTTATTGGGCCAAATACCCGGTTATTCGGGCAGCAATGTTGGCCCACCCGGAAGCCGAGTGGATATATTGGGTTGACTCGGACGCGGCAATTACGGACATGGACTTTTCTCTACCTTTGGAAAAATACCAGGACCATAATTTAGTAATCCACGGATGGCCCAACTTGGTTTACGATAAAAGAAGTTGGACCGGGTTAAACGCAGGGGTTTTCCTAATTAGGAACTGTCAGTGGTCAATGGACTTGTTGGACCGATGGACTAGCTTCGGTCCAACAAGTCCTGATTACATCAAATGGGGTTCCATCTTAAAATCAATTTTTCCAGACAAGTTGTACCCAGAGTCGGACGACCAGACCGCTCTGGGTTACTTGATGGTTAAAGAGGGTAAAAAGTGGGGTGACAAGATATACTTAGAAAACGAGTATTATTTTGAAGGTTATTGGGTTGAAATAGTAGGAAAGTTGGAAACTGTTAGTAAGAGTTATAATGAGATTGAGAGAAAGGTGCGTAAGTTAAGGAGGATGCACGGGGAGAGAGGCGGCGAAGATTATCGTGCGCAGTGGGAGGCGTATTTTAAGGAAAATAACGGATTACGGAGACCGTTTATAACGCATTTTACGGGGTGTGATGTTTGTAACGGGAAACATAATCCTATGTATACTGGGAAAAAGTGTTTGGATGGAATTAATAAGGGTTTGAATTTTGCTGATAATCAGGTGCTTAGGAATTATGGGTTTGTTCATCTTGATTTGTATAATTCGTCGTCGGTCAGGCCGCTTTCATTTGATTAA
- the LOC141641730 gene encoding uncharacterized protein LOC141641730, with product MEINNYPLTCWWNGEVEVNGEDISYKGGCESFVIVNSTISLNELKSEIYESLEVDKTKYEINIKMKFPSVRGYKVVSLSNDRSLKAMWASVCQSKAASMDLFIELMPLEITQTTTQPSNLSFTNMLSQVEDPNWFLSLSSNNVDEAPIDGNIFGDEIENVIEEEDAMLLLSDDDDMIDLVSQPCTNTQFIKVHGLDVDYVSSWYKSSVAPFKSGEEFIVGQEFASKEILRQVVTSYNVLRNQVYKITESRPHTVTYKCNRQPLACSWYLRASKKNISMDVFTIVSYKGPHEASCVVRKPSLDHPNLRGEFISNAIKHLVKEDWGAKVSLLRASITKEFNFKISYSKTWVAKQRAMAELYGDWEVFAFFFLLITQSRYTS from the coding sequence ATGGAGATAAATAATTATCCATTGACTTGTTGGTGGAATGGTGAAGTAGAGGTAAATGGTGAAGATATTAGCTATAAGGGTGGTTGTGAAAGCTTTGTTATTGTTAATAGTACTATTAGTCTTAATGAGCTCAAGAGTGAAATATATGAGTCTTTAGAGGTGGATAAAACAAAATATGAGATTAATATCAAAATGAAATTCCCAAGTGTAAGAGGTTATAAAGTAGTATCCTTGAGTAATGATCGTAGTTTGAAAGCTATGTGGGCAAGTGTGTGTCAATCGAAAGCGGCATCGATGGATTTGTTTATTGAGTTGATGCCTCTTGAAATAACACAAACTACTACACAACCCTCTAATTTGTCATTCACAAATATGCTTAGTCAAGTTGAGGATCCAAATTGGTTTTTGTCTTTGTCATCTAATAATGTTGATGAAGCGCCCATTGATGGTAATATTTTTGGagatgaaattgaaaatgtgattGAAGAGGAGGATGCAATGTTGTTgttgagtgatgatgatgatatgatagaCCTTGTTTCTCAACCATGTACTAACACCCAATTCATCAAGGTTCATGGTTTAGATGTTGATTATGTAAGTAGTTGGTATAAGTCAAGTGTGGCGCCATTTAAGAGTGGAGAGGAATTTATTGTTGGGCAAGAATTTGCAAGCAAAGAGATTTTGCGACAAGTTGTCACATCCTACAACGTTCTTAGAAACCAAGTTTATAAAATTACCGAATCAAGACCTCACACCGTGACTTATAAGTGTAATAGACAACCCTTAGCTTGTAGTTGGTATTTGAGAGCGAGTAAAAAAAACATTTCCATGGATGTTTTCACAATTGTGTCATACAAAGGTCCACATGAAGCGTCTTGTGTGGTTCGGAAACCATCTCTTGATCATCCAAATTTAAGGGGGGAGTTTATTAGCAATGCTATTAAGCATCTTGTGAAAGAAGATTGGGGGGCTAAGGTGAGTTTGTTAAGGGCATCCATAACAAAGGAATTCAACTTCAAGATTTCTTATTCGAAGACTTGGGTGGCTAAACAAAGAGCGATGGCGGAACTTTATGGAGACTGGGAggtgtttgcttttttttttttgctaattaCACAAAGCCGCTATACTTCTTAG
- the LOC141643565 gene encoding glycosyltransferase 6-like: protein MSKIHHHQLKLSSRFSDGIMFLSGMLATFAISWFFPSIMLPSSNSVLSMSPSLIPPFVASKLNPVNLTTFYDDPNLNYTMDAPIKNWDEKRQHWLSTHPSFSESKDRVLMVTGTQPKPCSNPDGDHFLLRLFKNKVDYCRIHGHDIFYNNVLLHPGMTGFWAKYPLVKAAMLAHPEVEWIWWVDSDAVFTDMDFDLPLEKYKDYNLVAYGWPDVIFKQKSAMGVNAGVFLIRNCQWSLDMIERWASFGPQTADYAKWGKVQQSMFFDKTDSESDDQTALTYMLLVEKEQWGDKIHIESEYYFQGYWLSIVDKYENVTNHYREIEDKEPELRMKFAEKAGEIYRAKWQKYLAGANTGGYTDGSWRRPFMTHFTGCEPCSGKHNPMYSAEACRGNLVRALNFADSQVLRNFGYTRRDITNSSSVEPLYY, encoded by the coding sequence ATGTCAAAAATCCACCATCATCAACTTAAACTATCATCCCGGTTTTCGGATGGAATTATGTTCTTATCCGGCATGTTGGCTACTTTTGCTATAAGCTGGTTTTTTCCAAGCATAATGCTTCCTAGTTCAAATTCAGTTCTTTCTATGTCCCCTTCCTTAATTCCGCCTTTCGTGGCGTCTAAACTTAACCCTGTCAATCTAACTACCTTCTACGACGACCCAAACTTGAACTACACGATGGACGCCCCCATCAAGAATTGGGATGAGAAGCGACAGCATTGGCTGTCGACTCATCCGTCCTTTTCTGAGTCGAAAGACCGGGTTTTGATGGTAACGGGAACTCAACCGAAACCCTGTTCGAATCCCGATGGAGATCATTTCTTGTTGAGGTTGTTTAAGAACAAGGTGGACTACTGTCGGATTCATGGGCATGATATTTTCTATAACAATGTGTTGCTCCATCCTGGTATGACCGGGTTTTGGGCCAAGTATCCGTTAGTCAAGGCTGCAATGTTGGCCCACCCGGAAGTGGAATGGATCTGGTGGGTGGACTCGGATGCAGTCTTTACTGACATGGACTTTGATTTGCCGTTGGAGAAGTACAAGGACTACAACCTGGTTGCGTACGGGTGGCCTGATGTTATATTTAAGCAGAAGAGCGCGATGGGGGTTAATGCCGGGGTTTTCTTGATCCGAAACTGCCAGTGGTCTTTAGACATGATAGAAAGGTGGGCTAGCTTTGGACCACAGACTGCAGACTACGCGAAATGGGGGAAAGTCCAGCAGTCGATGTTCTTCGACAAGACAGACTCAGAATCAGATGATCAGACTGCTCTAACATACATGCTCTTGGTGGAGAAAGAACAATGGGGTGACAAGATTCACATAGAAAGCGAGTATTACTTCCAAGGGTACTGGTTGAGTATAGTGGACAAATACGAGAACGTGACAAATCACTACAGAGAAATCGAGGATAAGGAGCCTGAATTAAGGATGAAGTTTGCCGAGAAGGCAGGGGAGATATATCGCGCTAAATGGCAAAAGTACCTTGCAGGGGCTAACACAGGTGGATATACAGATGGGAGTTGGAGGAGGCCGTTTATGACGCATTTTACAGGGTGTGAGCCCTGCAGTGGGAAGCACAACCCTATGTATTCGGCTGAGGCATGCCGGGGAAATTTGGTGAGGGCGTTAAATTTCGCGGATAGTCAAGTGCTTAGGAATTTCGGGTATACTCGTAGAGACATAACCAACTCGTCCTCGGTTGAACCCTTGTATTATTAG
- the LOC141643567 gene encoding galactomannan galactosyltransferase 1-like, giving the protein MRFKLSSQFCDVLQCLDGVMFLSGMFALFILVWCFPSSMPPSFNPPSSISTILADDENVTTFYDDQHFGYAMDKPIKNWDEKRQEWLASNPSFSGSRERVMMVTGSQPKPCANPVGDHLMLRLFKNKVDYCRIHRHGIFYNNVLLHPKMFGFWAKYPIVKAAMLAHPEAEWIWWVDSDAVFTDMDFDLPLEKYKAYNLIVYGWPGSFYKQNSSMGLNAGVFLIRNCQWSMNILDRWASFGPQTENYAKWGQILKSIYTDMASPISDDQAALCYMILVEKEKWADKFYLETEYYFQGYFMDVIDHFEEAQTHYMEIEKEKPELRRRHAEKSGEKYRALWKQYLNESRTSVTSRRPFVTHFTGCEPCSGKRNPMYSLKQCEGGMVRALNLGDSQVLRNFGYTRKVLTNSSSVELL; this is encoded by the exons ATGCGATTCAAATTATCTTCTCAATTTTGCGACGTGCTTCAGTGTTT GGATGGCGTTATGTTCTTATCGGGCATGTTTGCTCTCTTTATCTTAGTCTGGTGTTTTCCATCCTCTATGCCTCCTTCATTTAACCCACCATCATCCATCTCGACAATTCTAGCCGATGACGAGAATGTCACTACATTCTATGATGACCAACACTTTGGCTACGCCATGGATAAACCAATCAAGAATTGGGACGAGAAGCGACAGGAGTGGCTCGCCAGCAACCCGTCCTTCTCTGGATCGAGAGAGCGGGTTATGATGGTAACCGGGTCGCAACCAAAACCCTGTGCGAACCCTGTGGGTGATCATTTGATGCTGAGGCTTTTTAAGAACAAGGTGGATTACTGTCGCATTCACAGGCACGGCATCTTTTATAACAATGTCTTGCTCCATCCAAAGATGTTCGGATTCTGGGCCAAGTATCCGATAGTCAAGGCTGCAATGTTGGCTCACCCGGAAGCGGAGTGGATCTGGTGGGTGGACTCGGACGCTGTCTTCACTGACATGGACTTCGATCTGCCTTTGGAGAAGTACAAGGCCTACAACCTCATTGTTTACGGCTGGCCCGGCTCTTTTTATAAGCAGAACAGCTCAATGGGGCTTAATGCTGGAGTCTTCTTGATCCGAAACTGCCAGTGGTCTATGAACATCTTGGACCGGTGGGCCAGCTTCGGCCCACAGACTGAAAACTACGCAAAGTGGGGCCAAATTCTAAAGTCAATATATACTGATATGGCGTCACCAATATCAGATGATCAAGCAGCTCTATGCTACATGATCTTGGTCGAGAAAGAGAAATGGGCAGACAAGTTCTACCTGGAGACCGAGTATTACTTCCAAGGTTATTTTATGGATGTAATTGATCACTTTGAGGAAGCGCAAACTCATTACATGGAAATAGAGAAGGAGAAGCCAGAATTAAGGAGGCGACATGCGGAGAAATCAGGGGAAAAGTATCGAGCTCTTTGGAAACAGTACCTTAATGAGTCTCGCACATCAGTAACATCGAGGAGACCATTTGTGACACATTTCACGGGATGTGAACCCTGTAGTGGGAAACGCAATCCAATGTATTCTCTCAAACAATGCGAGGGAGGGATGGTAAGGGCGCTAAATTTAGGAGATAGTCAGGTTCTCAGGAATTTCGGGTACACTCGCAAAGTTCTAACCAACTCTTCCTCAGTTGAACTCCTGTAA